A genome region from Bradyrhizobium commune includes the following:
- a CDS encoding polysaccharide deacetylase family protein has translation MSNELKSSQRDFAGYRGKPPDPRWPNGALVAVSLVVNFEEGSEFSVSDGDANNEAIYEVVHRLDGPDSCIDSHFEYGTRAAWWRIMDLFDAHGVKVTVSSCGRAVERSPALARDAIARGHEVSAHGWRWQSHADMDEASERAVIAKTVATIERVTGQRPVGWHTRSATSPNTRRLLVEDGGFLYDSDAYNDDLPYYREVAGKQHLVLPYAFDTNDMQYYNAGRFSGQDFADYVIDAFEWLIREGETSPKMMSIGLHLRMIGRPGRIGALERILAHIAGSNVAWIAPRAAIARHWMKVVPAGK, from the coding sequence ATGAGCAACGAACTCAAATCTTCGCAGCGCGACTTCGCCGGCTATCGCGGCAAGCCGCCGGATCCACGCTGGCCGAACGGCGCGCTGGTCGCGGTGTCGCTGGTGGTGAACTTCGAGGAGGGCTCGGAGTTCTCCGTCAGCGATGGCGATGCCAACAACGAGGCGATCTACGAGGTCGTGCACCGGCTCGACGGCCCGGATTCCTGCATCGACAGCCATTTCGAATACGGCACGCGCGCGGCGTGGTGGCGCATCATGGATTTGTTCGACGCGCACGGCGTCAAGGTGACGGTGAGCTCCTGCGGCCGCGCGGTCGAGCGCTCGCCGGCGCTGGCACGCGATGCCATCGCGCGGGGCCACGAGGTGTCAGCACATGGCTGGCGCTGGCAGAGCCACGCCGACATGGACGAGGCGAGCGAGCGGGCCGTCATCGCCAAGACAGTGGCGACGATCGAGCGCGTCACGGGACAGCGGCCCGTCGGCTGGCACACCCGCTCGGCCACCTCGCCGAACACGCGGCGCCTGCTGGTCGAGGACGGCGGCTTCCTCTACGACAGCGACGCCTATAATGACGATTTGCCTTACTACCGGGAGGTCGCCGGCAAGCAGCATCTGGTGCTGCCTTACGCTTTCGACACCAACGACATGCAGTACTACAATGCCGGCCGTTTCAGCGGGCAGGATTTCGCCGACTACGTCATCGACGCCTTCGAATGGCTGATTCGCGAGGGCGAAACATCGCCGAAGATGATGTCGATCGGCCTGCACCTGCGCATGATCGGCCGCCCCGGCCGGATCGGCGCGCTGGAGCGGATTTTGGCGCATATCGCGGGGAGCAATGTGGCCTGGATCGCCCCGCGGGCTGCGATTGCGCGGCATTGGATGAAGGTGGTGCCGGCGGGGAAGTGA
- a CDS encoding ABC transporter permease — MSRTAIAFCWVMAIALALFLIIPLLVIAAASFSPTPVFDLPLTGASTRWYGRIGRLDGFWPSLLLSLQIALLSTAISLVCGTLAAIAIARGKLPGAGVFATALVSPLMMPGLVLGIALLQGFRAIGFTAPWATLLVAHLVITLPYVARTMIAGLARFDFTLIEAARTLGCTYPGSVLRVMVPALAPSFLIAGIFSFLASFDNYPVSIFLADVRTKTLPIRMLQYIEEAPDPTLAALSTLILAGTVILLFVSDRVVGLHRMAGTSD; from the coding sequence ATGAGCAGGACCGCAATCGCATTCTGCTGGGTGATGGCCATCGCGCTGGCGTTGTTCCTGATCATACCGCTGCTGGTGATTGCAGCCGCGAGCTTCTCGCCGACGCCGGTGTTCGACTTGCCGCTGACCGGCGCCTCGACGCGCTGGTATGGCCGGATCGGCCGGCTCGACGGCTTCTGGCCGTCGCTGCTGCTGTCGCTTCAGATCGCGCTGCTCTCGACTGCGATCTCGCTGGTCTGCGGCACGCTCGCGGCCATCGCGATCGCGCGCGGCAAGCTGCCAGGCGCGGGCGTCTTTGCCACCGCGCTGGTCTCACCGCTGATGATGCCGGGCCTGGTGCTCGGCATCGCGCTGCTCCAGGGCTTTCGCGCGATCGGCTTCACCGCGCCCTGGGCAACGCTGCTGGTCGCACATCTCGTGATCACGCTGCCTTATGTCGCGCGCACCATGATCGCGGGGCTGGCGCGGTTCGACTTCACCCTGATCGAGGCGGCGCGCACGCTCGGCTGCACCTATCCGGGCAGCGTGCTGCGGGTGATGGTGCCGGCGCTGGCGCCATCGTTCCTGATCGCCGGGATCTTCTCGTTCCTCGCCTCATTCGACAATTATCCGGTCTCGATCTTCCTCGCCGATGTCCGCACCAAGACGCTGCCGATCCGCATGCTGCAATATATCGAGGAGGCGCCCGATCCGACGCTCGCGGCGCTCTCTACCCTCATCCTCGCCGGCACGGTGATCCTGCTGTTCGTCAGCGACCGCGTCGTCGGCCTGCACCGCATGGCCGGAACCTCGGACTGA